In one Drosophila pseudoobscura strain MV-25-SWS-2005 chromosome X, UCI_Dpse_MV25, whole genome shotgun sequence genomic region, the following are encoded:
- the LOC26533890 gene encoding putative uncharacterized protein DDB_G0291608, producing MMSYQKGLKDPNVDRHTTKAKSRHFTVNGLSANNTLQQQQQYNLQSSNDTRNIYNNPYIPPQQQQQQQQQQQQQQQTQQQRTAHLFKALAASTAGGSNSLSHPYDFSNSSSSSNANNEHQGSSSSEAENAFLTHNNAHKKVLIAHSPRVSESQSLAQTGSQTWLGTHWEGSGDGSGGSSK from the exons GCCTCAAGGATCCAAACGTGGACAGGCATACCACCAAAG CCAAATCACGGCATTTTACGGTGAACGGTCTGAGTGCCAATAACACGcttcagcaacagcaacaatacaACCTGCAATCATCGAACGACACTCGCAACATCTACAACAATCCCTATATACCaccccaacagcaacaacaacagcagcaacaacaacagcaacaacagcagaccCAACAGCAACGCACTGCTCACCTGTTCAAGGCCCTGGCCGCCTCCACTGCCGGCGGAAGTAATAGTCTAAGCCATCCCTACGACTTCTCCAACTCATCCTCGTCGTCGAACGCCAATAATGAGCACCAAGGATCATCGTCTTCGGAGGCAGAGAACGCTTTTCTAACTCATAATAACG CTCACAAAAAGGTGCTCATAGCTCACAGTCCCCGAGTCTCCGAGTCTCAGTCTCTGGCTCAGACTGGCAGCCAAACTTGGCTTGGCACCCACTGGGAGGGCAGCGGcgacggcagcggcggcagcagtaAGTGA
- the ND-B14.5AL gene encoding NADH dehydrogenase [ubiquinone] 1 alpha subcomplex subunit 7 yields MPPSPKHRDVAQFLSKIRDFLLGRRHKTAHRFADTMSPRTQPQPDIPSGPFRRLFGNYYYTRDARSGVKPTIDVVQQRKDMLAAKAKAKAAAKAAAEAPKVAPAQPGGKPPPPTPTPTPPPPKPPSPPKAGGDSDSGFKTPPSPGKKHAWDGSANYRNSC; encoded by the coding sequence ATGCCTCCCAGCCCCAAGCACCGCGATGTGGCCCAGTTTCTGAGCAAGATTCGTGACTTTCTCCTGGGCCGCAGACACAAGACGGCCCACCGCTTCGCGGACACGATGTCGCCGCGCACTCAGCCCCAGCCGGACATTCCGTCCGGCCCGTTTCGACGTCTGTTCGGCAACTATTACTACACGAGGGATGCACGGAGCGGCGTCAAGCCCACCATCGACGTTGTCCAGCAGCGAAAGGATATGCTGGCCGCCAAGGCGAAGGCCAAGGCTGCGGCCAAAGCGGCGGCCGAGGCACCCAAGGTAGCGCCAGCCCAGCCGGGAGGGAAGCCTCcgccacccacacccacacccacacccccaccgCCGAAGCCGCCAAGCCCACCAAAGGCAGGTGGCGATTCCGATTCCGGGTTCAAGACCCCTCCCTCTCCCGGAAAGAAGCATGCCTGGGACGGATCGGCAAACTATAGAAATTCCTGCTGA